From a region of the Tachypleus tridentatus isolate NWPU-2018 chromosome 1, ASM421037v1, whole genome shotgun sequence genome:
- the LOC143233855 gene encoding uncharacterized protein LOC143233855 — MISRYDEIMKKKLSGPGNAKYTHHDIQNELLDIIAGMIRKDFSKEVMEAEHFTLMVDETKGCYDGAAVISGHISGVQDRCRREVSQAAYVHCYAHMIVLVDCVHNVQAAAEFFVTIQKLYRFFSTSVVHEEFLKVQKELEPVNQRIELKRLSDIRWACQHAACLAVKRTLPAIVTILKHIVEGDNVHRATESKGLCILLDQQFVISLVGIEKLLLMTKQLSDHLQSFDLQLASAEDLV; from the exons ATGATCTCCAGGTATGATGAAATCATGAAGAAGAAGCTAAGTGGTCCTGGCAATGCCAAGTACACGCACCATGATATCCAAAACGAACTGCTTGACATCATAGCTGGAATGATCAGGAAGGATTTCAGCAAAGAGGTCATGGAAGCTGAGCATTTTACTCTAATGGTGGATGAAACAAAGGGT TGCTATGACGGAGCTGCAGTCATTTCAGGACACATCAGTGGCGTACAGGATAGGTGCAGGAGAGAGGTGTCTCAGGCTGCGTATGTCCACTGCTATGCACACATGATTGTGTTAGTTGATTGTGTGCACAACGTCCAGGCTGCagcagagttctttgtgacaattcagaagctgtacaGATTCTTCTCTACATCggttgtgcatgaagaatttctgaaggtacagaaggaGCTTGAACCCGTGAACCAGCGCATAGAGTTGAAGCGACTGTCAGATATAAGATGGGCTTGCCAACATGCTGCTTGTCTGGCTGTGAAAAGAACCCTCCCTGCCATTGTGACAATCCTAAAGCATATTGTGGAGGGGGACAATGTCcacagagccactgaatcaaaggGCCTTTGCATCCTCCTAGATCAACAGTTCGTAATCAGTCTAGTGGGCATAGAAAAACTGCTactgatgacaaaacagctatcagaccaccTCCAGTCATTTGACTTGCAGCTGGCCTCTGCAGAGGACCTAGTAtaa